The following proteins are encoded in a genomic region of Natrinema sp. DC36:
- the gltB gene encoding glutamate synthase large subunit yields MPQPHIASSAERSQGLADPADARSNCGVGVVMDLDGDGGHDVVADGLELLVNLEHRGTTGAEKDTGDGAGIMLQTPDSFFRDVLDVELPDTYAVGSLFLPQDDAARNALVSLVEETVATYDLSVLEWRDVPTNNDDLGQTAVDSEPDVRQVVVAPDDDISGDDFDRRLYVARRALENAVESADIENKERFYVVSLDSKTVVYKGLLKGVQVPAYYPDLTDERMESTFAMVHERFSTNTLGAWHLAHPYRNIIHNGEFNTIQGNINWMRARETDIESEVLEDLEAVKPIIDDPDQSDTASVDNALELLMQGGRDLEHALRMLVPEAWRGDDAMDPDRRDWYDFHASLVEPWDGPALVAATDGERVGAVLDRNGLRPCRYDVTTDNQLIMASEAGALETDPENIEERGRLKPGQLFLADPNEGRVIPDEEVFEDLTDDRYGEWVAQEQVHLDDIRTTNDRSPQQAVSGLRDYQAAFGYTHDELENMIEPMTQKGKDPVGSMGDDTPLSVLTEFNRPLFSYFKQLFAQVTNPPLDYIREELVTSMESRLGFQRNLLDESPEHARQLVLDSPILTDAELGSIRDCSTNGITAATIDITYEPESEEPGDDLEAAIERVREDVVEAIEDGDHDVIVLSDRAVDDDRVAIPSLLATGGVHHHLVRNGLRNHVGLVVESADPRTVHHFATLVGYGAGAVNPYLAYQTIEDITAGPDGADTEVAIDAYVGAVEDGLLKIMAKMGISTVESYQGAQIFEAVGLDSGLVGEYFEGTENRTEGIGLAEIEEDLRERHATAFDGNDEDADLDRHGEFEHRSDGIYHQWNPQTVGALQQAVRSNDYERYQEFAEQINDQQQNLQTLRGLLEFESDRDPVPIEDVEPIKDIVQRFSTAAMSLGSLSPEAHENNSIAMNRLGAKSNSGEGGEPPERFNTERECNVKQVASGRFGVTSTYLSNADELQIKMAQGSKPGEGGHLPGSKVNEMIAHVRKSTPGVGLISPPPLHDIYSIEDLKQLIFDLKAANETADINVKLVSEAGIGTVAAGVAKANADVVHISGHDGGTGASPRTSIKSAGLPWELGLAEANQMLCATGLRDRIRVSTDGGMKTGRDVAVAALLGAEEYIFGTASLVTGGCVMARQCHKNTCPVGVATQREDLRKRFPGEPEHVINYMTFIAQELREIMAELGYETIDEMIGQVGVLEQRTDVDHPKARKVDLSEVLADPGGDVRRKIREQDHELEDQLDRDLIEAAADAIENQDPVSLETDVTNVDRTVGAMLSNRITDRYGESGLPEDTITIDAAGTAGQSFGAFLASGVSMHLDGSANDYVGKGLSGGKLTIRTPETASYDPTENVSIGNVALYGATDGQLYVNGVAGERFAVRNSGAKAVVEGVGDHGCEYMTGGVVAVLGETGKNFAAGMSGGVAYVYDPDDEFAAKANTGMVSLHDDLEEKDERMLRRLVENHVAYTGSERGQHLLENWERALESFVKVMPEAYYEAITEQGSDDVRNELPGAPEVAAESESASFAASDD; encoded by the coding sequence ATGCCACAGCCACATATAGCGTCATCCGCCGAGCGTTCACAGGGGCTCGCCGACCCCGCGGACGCGCGGTCGAACTGCGGCGTCGGCGTCGTCATGGATCTCGATGGGGATGGGGGCCACGACGTCGTCGCCGACGGACTCGAACTACTCGTCAATCTCGAGCACCGAGGGACGACCGGGGCGGAGAAAGACACCGGCGACGGGGCCGGCATCATGCTCCAGACGCCCGATTCGTTCTTCCGAGACGTGCTCGACGTCGAACTTCCGGACACGTACGCCGTCGGTTCGCTCTTTTTGCCTCAGGACGACGCGGCCCGCAACGCGCTCGTCTCGCTGGTCGAGGAAACCGTCGCTACCTACGATCTCTCGGTCCTCGAGTGGCGCGACGTGCCGACGAACAACGACGACCTCGGGCAGACGGCCGTCGACTCCGAGCCCGATGTCCGGCAGGTCGTCGTCGCACCCGACGACGATATCTCCGGCGACGACTTCGACCGCCGTCTCTACGTCGCCCGACGCGCTCTCGAGAACGCCGTCGAAAGCGCCGATATCGAGAACAAAGAGCGCTTCTACGTCGTCTCTCTCGACTCGAAGACGGTCGTCTACAAGGGACTGCTGAAAGGCGTTCAGGTCCCCGCCTACTATCCCGATCTCACCGACGAGCGGATGGAATCGACGTTCGCGATGGTCCACGAGCGGTTCTCGACGAACACGCTCGGCGCCTGGCACCTCGCCCACCCCTACCGGAACATCATCCACAACGGCGAGTTCAACACCATTCAGGGGAACATCAACTGGATGCGCGCCCGCGAGACCGACATCGAGAGTGAGGTCTTAGAGGATCTCGAGGCGGTCAAGCCGATCATCGACGACCCCGACCAATCCGACACGGCGAGCGTCGACAACGCCCTCGAACTCCTCATGCAGGGCGGCCGGGACCTCGAACACGCCCTGCGGATGCTCGTTCCCGAGGCCTGGCGCGGCGACGACGCGATGGACCCCGATCGGAGAGACTGGTACGACTTCCACGCCTCGCTCGTCGAGCCGTGGGACGGTCCCGCGCTCGTCGCGGCGACCGACGGCGAACGCGTCGGTGCCGTCCTCGACCGCAACGGACTGCGCCCCTGCCGGTACGACGTGACGACGGACAATCAACTGATCATGGCCAGCGAGGCCGGCGCGCTCGAGACCGATCCCGAGAACATCGAAGAGCGCGGCCGTCTCAAGCCCGGACAGCTGTTCCTCGCCGACCCCAACGAGGGGCGCGTCATTCCTGACGAGGAGGTCTTCGAGGACCTCACCGACGACCGCTACGGCGAGTGGGTCGCCCAGGAGCAGGTCCATCTCGACGATATCCGCACCACGAACGACCGCTCGCCACAGCAGGCGGTCTCGGGGCTGCGCGACTATCAGGCCGCGTTCGGGTACACGCACGACGAACTCGAGAACATGATCGAGCCGATGACCCAGAAGGGGAAAGACCCCGTCGGCTCGATGGGCGACGACACGCCGCTGTCGGTGCTCACCGAGTTCAACCGACCGCTCTTTTCCTACTTCAAGCAGCTGTTCGCGCAGGTCACGAACCCGCCGCTGGACTACATCCGCGAGGAACTGGTCACCTCGATGGAGAGCCGGCTGGGCTTCCAGCGCAACCTGCTCGACGAGTCGCCCGAACACGCCCGCCAGCTCGTGCTCGACTCGCCGATTCTGACGGACGCCGAACTCGGCTCGATCCGCGACTGTTCGACCAACGGGATCACCGCCGCGACGATCGACATCACCTACGAACCCGAAAGCGAGGAGCCGGGCGACGACCTTGAAGCCGCCATCGAGCGCGTCCGTGAGGACGTCGTCGAAGCCATCGAGGACGGCGATCACGATGTCATCGTCCTCTCCGACCGGGCCGTCGACGACGACCGGGTCGCGATCCCGAGCCTCCTGGCGACCGGCGGCGTCCACCATCACCTCGTTCGTAACGGGCTGCGCAACCACGTCGGCCTCGTCGTCGAGTCCGCCGATCCGCGCACCGTCCACCACTTCGCGACGCTGGTCGGCTACGGCGCGGGTGCGGTCAACCCGTATCTGGCCTACCAGACGATCGAAGACATCACCGCCGGCCCCGACGGCGCGGACACCGAAGTCGCCATCGACGCCTACGTCGGCGCGGTCGAGGACGGCCTGCTGAAGATCATGGCCAAGATGGGCATCTCGACGGTCGAGAGCTATCAGGGCGCCCAGATCTTCGAGGCCGTCGGCCTCGACTCGGGACTGGTCGGCGAGTACTTCGAAGGCACCGAGAACCGCACCGAGGGGATCGGTCTCGCGGAAATAGAGGAGGATCTTCGCGAGCGCCACGCCACCGCCTTCGACGGCAACGACGAGGACGCCGACCTCGACCGCCACGGCGAGTTCGAACACCGCTCGGACGGGATCTACCACCAGTGGAACCCCCAGACCGTCGGCGCGCTCCAGCAGGCGGTCCGCTCGAACGATTACGAGCGCTACCAGGAGTTCGCCGAGCAGATCAACGACCAGCAACAGAACCTCCAGACGCTTCGGGGCTTACTCGAGTTCGAGTCGGATCGCGATCCGGTTCCGATCGAGGACGTCGAGCCGATCAAGGACATCGTCCAGCGGTTCTCGACGGCCGCGATGAGTCTCGGAAGCCTCTCGCCGGAGGCCCACGAGAACAACTCGATCGCGATGAACCGGCTGGGCGCCAAGTCCAACTCCGGCGAGGGCGGCGAACCGCCCGAGCGGTTCAACACCGAGCGCGAGTGTAACGTCAAACAGGTGGCGTCGGGTCGCTTCGGCGTCACCTCGACGTACCTCTCGAACGCCGACGAGCTGCAGATCAAGATGGCACAGGGCTCGAAGCCCGGCGAGGGCGGCCACCTCCCCGGCTCGAAGGTCAACGAGATGATCGCCCACGTCCGCAAGTCGACGCCCGGCGTGGGGCTGATCTCCCCGCCGCCGCTGCACGACATCTACTCGATCGAGGACCTCAAGCAGCTGATCTTCGACCTGAAGGCAGCGAACGAGACGGCGGACATCAACGTCAAACTCGTCTCCGAGGCCGGCATCGGCACGGTCGCCGCCGGCGTCGCGAAAGCCAACGCCGACGTGGTCCACATCTCGGGTCACGACGGCGGCACCGGTGCCTCGCCGCGCACCTCGATCAAGAGCGCCGGTCTCCCCTGGGAACTCGGCCTCGCCGAGGCCAACCAGATGCTCTGTGCGACCGGCCTCCGCGATCGCATCCGCGTCTCGACCGACGGCGGGATGAAAACCGGGCGCGACGTCGCCGTCGCCGCCCTCCTCGGCGCTGAAGAGTACATCTTCGGCACCGCCTCGCTGGTCACCGGCGGCTGCGTGATGGCCCGACAGTGTCACAAGAACACCTGTCCGGTCGGCGTCGCCACCCAGCGCGAGGACCTGCGCAAGCGCTTCCCCGGCGAGCCCGAACACGTCATCAACTACATGACGTTCATCGCCCAGGAGCTGCGCGAGATCATGGCCGAGCTCGGTTACGAGACCATCGACGAGATGATCGGGCAGGTTGGCGTCCTGGAACAGCGCACCGACGTCGACCACCCGAAGGCCCGCAAGGTCGACCTCTCGGAAGTGCTGGCGGATCCGGGCGGCGACGTCCGCCGCAAGATCCGCGAACAGGACCACGAGCTCGAGGACCAGCTCGACCGCGACCTCATCGAGGCCGCGGCCGACGCCATCGAGAATCAGGACCCGGTCTCGCTCGAGACGGACGTCACGAACGTCGACCGGACCGTCGGCGCGATGCTCTCGAACCGCATTACGGACCGCTACGGCGAATCCGGCCTCCCGGAGGATACGATCACCATCGACGCGGCGGGGACCGCCGGCCAGAGCTTCGGTGCGTTCCTCGCCAGCGGCGTCTCGATGCACCTCGACGGCAGTGCGAACGACTACGTCGGCAAGGGGCTCTCCGGCGGCAAACTCACGATCCGCACGCCCGAGACCGCAAGCTACGATCCCACCGAGAACGTCTCGATCGGCAACGTTGCGCTTTATGGTGCGACCGACGGTCAGCTGTACGTCAACGGCGTCGCCGGCGAGCGCTTCGCCGTCCGCAACTCCGGAGCCAAGGCCGTCGTCGAGGGCGTCGGCGACCACGGCTGCGAGTACATGACCGGCGGCGTCGTCGCCGTCCTCGGCGAGACCGGGAAGAACTTCGCCGCCGGCATGTCCGGCGGCGTCGCGTACGTCTACGACCCCGACGACGAGTTCGCGGCGAAGGCCAACACCGGCATGGTCTCGCTTCACGACGACCTCGAGGAGAAAGACGAACGGATGCTCCGTCGGCTCGTCGAGAACCACGTCGCGTACACCGGCTCCGAGCGCGGCCAGCACCTCCTCGAGAACTGGGAGCGCGCGCTCGAGTCCTTCGTGAAGGTCATGCCCGAGGCCTACTACGAGGCGATCACCGAGCAGGGGAGCGACGACGTCCGCAACGAACTGCCCGGTGCGCCCGAGGTGGCAGCCGAATCCGAATCGGCCAGTTTCGCGGCGAGCGACGACTGA
- a CDS encoding peroxidase-related enzyme (This protein belongs to a clade of uncharacterized proteins related to peroxidases such as the alkylhydroperoxidase AhpD.): MANSGSDAESATDPELSDDAMARFSVPEFDDLPEDLRDRIAEETDRAGFTPNVFSAFAYKPSHFRAFFQYHDALVEDTALEREEIEMIIVAVSGVNHCYYCNVAHGALVRIYADDPTLADQLIANYRTADISDAHRTMLDIAVTLTERPTEVEPADLEALRDAGFSEEAIWDIAAVTAYYNMSNRMATFAEMRPNDEFHTLGRE; the protein is encoded by the coding sequence ATGGCCAACTCAGGTTCCGACGCCGAATCAGCGACCGACCCCGAACTCAGCGACGACGCGATGGCACGGTTCTCCGTTCCGGAATTCGACGACCTCCCCGAAGATCTCCGGGATCGAATCGCGGAGGAAACCGACCGCGCCGGGTTCACCCCGAACGTGTTCTCCGCGTTCGCGTACAAGCCCTCCCACTTCCGGGCGTTCTTCCAGTATCACGACGCACTCGTCGAGGATACGGCCCTCGAGCGCGAGGAGATCGAGATGATTATCGTCGCCGTTTCCGGTGTCAACCACTGCTACTACTGCAACGTCGCCCACGGGGCGCTCGTTCGAATTTACGCCGACGATCCGACGCTGGCCGACCAACTCATCGCGAACTACCGGACGGCGGATATTAGCGACGCTCACCGGACGATGCTCGACATCGCGGTCACGCTCACTGAACGGCCGACAGAGGTCGAACCGGCCGATCTCGAGGCGCTACGCGACGCCGGCTTCAGCGAGGAAGCGATCTGGGACATCGCTGCCGTCACGGCCTACTACAACATGAGCAATCGAATGGCCACGTTCGCCGAGATGCGACCGAACGACGAGTTCCACACGCTCGGTCGCGAGTGA
- a CDS encoding DUF123 domain-containing protein has protein sequence MDYLLGNSATRLETAITFPGADRECELAGPLPGTPVPDFGASDCDCGSHLLEVSVDDSVLEVAADAGGIVDS, from the coding sequence ATCGATTACCTGCTCGGGAATTCCGCAACCCGACTCGAGACCGCGATCACGTTCCCGGGCGCTGACCGGGAGTGTGAGCTCGCGGGGCCGCTTCCCGGAACGCCGGTTCCCGACTTCGGGGCGTCGGACTGTGACTGCGGCTCGCACCTCCTCGAGGTCTCGGTCGACGACTCCGTTCTCGAGGTAGCGGCCGACGCGGGCGGCATCGTCGACAGCTAG
- a CDS encoding NAD-dependent epimerase/dehydratase family protein translates to MDSALVIGGTRFIGRHLVDDLLEHDYDVTLFTRGNSANPFADDDRVAHVEGDRTNDTALEAAATTVDPDAVFDCIAYHPKDVHAATTIFADCDAYVYVSSGAAYGREEIPKREGETPLYECTPEQATDDSFETYGNRKAEGDRAVFTAAEDGVRAMAVRPPIVYGPHDHTERLDWWIDRVNRFDRVVVPGDGTNLRHRVYVEDVASALRIVAERGAAGEAYNVGDRRLVTLEEMIDLIAECLETDVELVHAGPRELAAGDIELDEYPLYRTYPHVLSTAKLATLGWESTPLETAMDRSVADHLESDRDGSENGPKREAEERVLGILETL, encoded by the coding sequence ATGGACAGCGCACTCGTTATCGGCGGCACGCGATTCATCGGCCGCCACCTCGTCGACGATCTGCTCGAGCACGACTACGACGTCACACTGTTCACCCGCGGAAACAGCGCGAACCCGTTCGCGGACGACGACCGCGTCGCCCACGTCGAGGGCGACCGAACGAACGACACGGCCCTCGAGGCGGCCGCGACGACGGTCGACCCCGACGCGGTCTTCGACTGCATCGCCTATCATCCGAAGGACGTCCACGCCGCGACGACCATTTTCGCAGACTGCGACGCGTACGTCTACGTCTCGAGCGGGGCAGCCTACGGCCGCGAGGAGATCCCCAAGCGGGAGGGCGAGACGCCGCTGTACGAGTGTACGCCCGAACAGGCGACCGACGATTCGTTCGAGACTTACGGAAATCGGAAGGCCGAGGGCGACCGCGCCGTCTTCACGGCGGCTGAGGACGGCGTCCGCGCCATGGCCGTCCGGCCGCCGATCGTCTACGGACCCCACGACCACACCGAGCGCCTCGACTGGTGGATCGACCGCGTGAACCGCTTCGATCGCGTCGTCGTGCCCGGCGACGGGACGAACCTCCGCCACCGCGTCTACGTCGAAGACGTCGCGAGCGCGCTCCGGATCGTCGCCGAACGCGGCGCGGCCGGCGAGGCCTACAACGTCGGCGACCGACGGCTCGTCACGCTCGAGGAGATGATCGATCTGATCGCCGAATGCCTCGAGACCGACGTGGAACTCGTCCACGCCGGCCCCCGCGAACTCGCGGCCGGCGACATCGAACTCGACGAGTACCCACTCTACCGGACGTATCCGCACGTCCTCTCGACGGCGAAACTCGCCACGCTGGGCTGGGAGTCGACGCCGCTCGAGACGGCGATGGATCGCTCGGTTGCGGACCACCTCGAGAGCGATCGGGACGGGAGCGAGAACGGGCCGAAACGGGAGGCCGAGGAGCGCGTGCTGGGGATCCTCGAGACGCTCTGA
- a CDS encoding M48 family metalloprotease encodes MIAAAALWLGLLGAGYAGARLYGRYTLRRRPDGRRSLGTYRLLAVVGFGTGIVLALSGLPEATENTLSSVHPALAGGTGATLAWLPVLGGAIVATLVAYLGVFPYARERRDLEISAATAVGRLAKYLVAITMLCLGALVPLVALVSASDPDPVLIPLSFVVLIAVVYAWLQYGIRLSQTVTETTAEQRQRLENAADRAGLTATVAGVIPARETEVARLYLDGPFWNRRVYATDYALDALDDEALTALCARADAGDELRLLERRSLVLALLFGLVVTLTVWTSLLLMVGSVAITAPLLLRYYRRFEFTADRRAARAVGAAPLASAIETGSDLSDDRGRLSEWLSSTPSRARRLERLEQLDS; translated from the coding sequence ATGATTGCAGCGGCCGCGCTCTGGCTCGGACTGCTCGGCGCGGGTTACGCCGGCGCCAGGCTGTACGGACGGTACACGCTTCGACGCCGCCCGGACGGCCGGCGATCGCTCGGCACGTATCGCCTTCTCGCCGTCGTCGGCTTCGGGACTGGGATCGTCCTCGCGTTATCCGGCCTCCCCGAGGCGACTGAAAACACCCTCTCGAGTGTCCATCCAGCGCTGGCGGGCGGGACCGGAGCGACGCTCGCCTGGCTTCCCGTGCTCGGCGGTGCGATCGTCGCGACGCTCGTCGCGTATCTCGGCGTCTTTCCGTACGCTCGCGAACGCCGCGACCTCGAGATCAGCGCCGCGACGGCGGTCGGTCGGCTCGCGAAATATCTCGTGGCGATCACGATGCTCTGCCTGGGGGCACTCGTTCCCCTCGTTGCGCTCGTCAGCGCGTCGGATCCCGATCCGGTGTTGATTCCGCTCTCGTTCGTCGTCCTCATCGCCGTGGTCTACGCCTGGTTGCAGTACGGCATTCGCCTCTCACAGACAGTCACCGAGACGACGGCCGAACAGCGCCAGCGACTCGAGAACGCTGCCGACCGAGCCGGCCTGACCGCGACGGTCGCCGGCGTGATCCCGGCTCGCGAAACCGAGGTTGCCAGGCTCTACCTCGACGGACCGTTCTGGAATCGGCGGGTGTACGCCACGGACTACGCTCTCGACGCCCTCGACGACGAGGCGTTGACTGCGCTCTGTGCGCGTGCGGACGCCGGCGACGAGTTGCGGCTCCTCGAGCGGCGGTCGCTAGTGCTGGCGCTTCTCTTCGGACTGGTCGTGACGCTGACCGTCTGGACATCGCTTCTCCTCATGGTGGGTAGCGTTGCGATCACCGCGCCGCTTCTTCTCCGGTATTACCGGCGGTTCGAGTTCACCGCCGATCGCCGCGCCGCTCGAGCCGTCGGAGCCGCGCCCCTCGCGTCCGCTATCGAGACCGGCTCCGACCTGTCCGACGACCGGGGTCGGCTCAGCGAGTGGCTCTCGTCGACACCATCGCGAGCGCGACGGCTCGAGCGACTTGAACAACTCGACTCCTGA
- a CDS encoding NAD(P)-dependent glycerol-1-phosphate dehydrogenase: protein MFEKSTWIRLPRNVVVGHGVRDEVLDVIDDLHLQGRPLFVTSPTPRKVAADPIAADFEAAGIEPAIVTIERATFEAVERVIEVAETEDVSYLVGIGGGKAIDIAKLASHHLEMGFLSVPTAASHDGIVSNRGSVPDGDSRHSVAAEPPLAVVADTGILAEAPWELTTAGCADIISNYTAVMDWRLAQRLKDVEYSEYAAALSEMTAEILVDNADLIRPGLEESAWVVTKALMSSGVAMSIAGSSRPASGAEHLFSHQLDRLAPDAALHGHQVGVGSIMTAYLHQGEDGIWRDIRDALSSIDAPTTAAELGIDDETVIEALTTCHEIRDRYTILGNGMNERAARDVARKTGIID from the coding sequence ATGTTCGAGAAGTCGACGTGGATCCGCCTGCCGCGAAACGTCGTCGTCGGCCACGGCGTTCGCGACGAGGTCCTCGACGTGATCGACGACCTCCACTTGCAGGGACGGCCGCTGTTCGTCACGAGTCCAACGCCTCGAAAGGTCGCCGCGGACCCCATCGCGGCCGACTTCGAGGCCGCCGGAATCGAGCCCGCGATCGTCACAATCGAGAGAGCGACCTTCGAGGCCGTCGAACGGGTGATCGAGGTCGCCGAGACCGAGGACGTCTCCTATCTGGTCGGCATCGGCGGCGGAAAGGCCATCGATATCGCGAAACTGGCCAGTCATCACCTCGAGATGGGCTTCCTCTCCGTACCGACGGCGGCCAGCCACGACGGGATCGTCAGCAATCGCGGCTCCGTCCCGGACGGAGATTCCCGCCACAGCGTCGCCGCGGAGCCGCCGCTCGCGGTCGTCGCCGACACCGGAATTCTCGCCGAGGCGCCGTGGGAGCTGACGACCGCCGGCTGCGCCGACATCATTTCCAACTACACCGCCGTGATGGACTGGCGGCTCGCTCAGCGGCTCAAAGACGTCGAGTACTCCGAGTACGCCGCCGCACTTTCGGAGATGACCGCCGAAATCCTCGTCGACAACGCCGATCTCATCCGGCCGGGGCTCGAGGAATCGGCCTGGGTCGTCACCAAGGCGCTCATGTCCTCGGGCGTCGCGATGAGCATCGCCGGCTCCTCGCGGCCGGCCAGCGGCGCGGAACACCTCTTTTCGCACCAGCTCGACCGGCTGGCCCCCGACGCGGCCCTCCACGGCCATCAGGTCGGCGTCGGCTCGATCATGACCGCCTACCTTCACCAGGGAGAGGACGGTATCTGGCGCGACATTCGCGACGCGCTCTCGAGCATCGACGCGCCGACGACCGCGGCCGAACTGGGAATCGACGACGAGACCGTTATCGAGGCGTTGACGACCTGCCACGAGATCCGTGACCGGTACACCATTCTCGGCAACGGGATGAACGAGCGAGCCGCTCGAGATGTAGCGCGAAAAACGGGAATCATCGACTGA
- a CDS encoding ABC transporter permease subunit, giving the protein MSALSVAKRDFLDVRRAKLVWIPALLYALFMLVFYWGQSSRPEPDFYMVLWSLAGIGGALVIPLVAIVAAYLSIAGERESGSIRYQLSLPVSRSDVVVGKLLARTGVVAASLLIAFAVGIVAAQVLVPDMTLEYDGYAAFVALTLLYALAYVAVAVAISAATASRSRAMSGAIGFFFVFNLAWNFLPVSPVRMAEFVFEELGVDYSDALLDLIFSLSPTGAYLNGMKLVFPDDFTALQATTASSDPFYIQGWFMLVILAGWIVVPLLLGAWQFRRTDLG; this is encoded by the coding sequence ATGAGCGCGCTCTCCGTCGCCAAGCGGGACTTCTTGGACGTCCGACGAGCCAAACTCGTCTGGATCCCCGCCCTGCTGTACGCCCTGTTCATGCTCGTCTTCTACTGGGGCCAGAGCAGCCGCCCGGAGCCGGACTTCTACATGGTCCTGTGGAGCCTGGCCGGGATCGGCGGGGCGCTGGTCATCCCGCTGGTCGCGATCGTCGCGGCGTACCTCTCGATCGCCGGCGAGCGCGAGTCGGGCAGCATCCGCTATCAGCTGAGCCTCCCGGTCTCGCGGTCGGACGTGGTCGTCGGCAAACTACTGGCCCGCACCGGCGTCGTCGCGGCGTCGCTGCTGATCGCGTTCGCCGTCGGGATCGTCGCCGCACAGGTCCTCGTTCCGGATATGACCCTCGAGTACGACGGCTACGCCGCCTTCGTCGCGCTGACGCTGCTGTACGCGCTGGCGTACGTCGCCGTCGCCGTCGCAATCTCGGCGGCCACCGCGAGTCGCTCGCGGGCGATGAGCGGTGCGATCGGCTTCTTCTTCGTGTTCAACCTCGCGTGGAACTTCCTGCCGGTCAGCCCCGTCCGGATGGCCGAGTTCGTCTTCGAGGAACTCGGCGTCGATTACAGCGACGCCCTGCTAGACCTCATCTTCAGCCTCAGCCCGACCGGGGCCTACCTCAACGGGATGAAACTCGTCTTTCCGGACGATTTCACCGCCCTGCAGGCCACCACGGCCAGTAGCGATCCGTTCTACATTCAGGGCTGGTTCATGCTCGTGATCCTCGCCGGCTGGATCGTCGTTCCGCTGTTACTGGGCGCGTGGCAGTTCCGGCGAACGGATCTCGGCTAA
- a CDS encoding ABC transporter ATP-binding protein, producing MAAIETTSLTKRYGESVLAVDDLNLSVEEGEIFGFLGPNGAGKSTTINMLLDFVRPTDGSATVLGYDAQDETGEIRERIGVLPEGATLYERLTAREHVEWVADTKGVDTDIDALLERVGILEDADRAAGGFSKGMRQRLGLGMALVGDPDLLLLDEPSSGLDPTGIQDMRELLRTEADSGTTVFFSSHILSEVEAVCDRVGIMNEGRLVALDSIENLRDESTGAATIDVELASTADPAALDVGSIEGVQRVTADDDTVTAVCDDPAVKVDVVRHIDERATVTDILSTDTSLEELFNQYTGAESAGEGSVAPAEERREREVSA from the coding sequence ATGGCCGCCATCGAAACGACCTCGCTCACCAAGCGGTACGGTGAATCGGTCCTCGCCGTCGACGACCTCAACCTGTCCGTCGAGGAGGGAGAGATCTTCGGCTTCCTCGGTCCGAACGGTGCCGGGAAGTCGACGACGATCAACATGTTACTGGACTTCGTCCGGCCCACCGACGGGAGCGCGACGGTGCTGGGGTACGACGCACAGGACGAAACCGGGGAGATCCGCGAGCGGATCGGCGTCCTCCCGGAGGGCGCGACCCTCTACGAGCGCCTGACCGCCCGCGAGCACGTCGAGTGGGTCGCCGATACCAAGGGCGTCGACACCGACATCGACGCGCTGTTAGAGCGCGTCGGGATCCTCGAGGACGCCGACCGGGCGGCCGGCGGCTTCTCGAAGGGGATGCGCCAGCGGCTCGGTCTCGGGATGGCGCTGGTCGGCGATCCCGACCTGCTGCTCCTCGACGAGCCCTCCTCCGGACTCGACCCGACGGGGATCCAAGACATGCGGGAACTGCTGCGAACGGAGGCCGACTCGGGGACGACCGTCTTCTTCTCGAGTCACATCCTCTCTGAGGTCGAGGCGGTCTGTGATCGCGTCGGCATCATGAACGAGGGCCGACTCGTCGCCCTCGACAGCATCGAGAACCTCCGGGACGAGTCGACCGGCGCGGCGACGATCGACGTCGAACTCGCCTCGACGGCCGATCCGGCCGCCCTCGACGTCGGCTCGATCGAGGGGGTACAGCGGGTTACCGCGGACGACGATACCGTCACTGCGGTCTGTGACGACCCCGCCGTCAAGGTCGACGTCGTCCGCCACATCGACGAGCGGGCGACCGTGACCGATATCCTCTCGACGGACACCTCGCTCGAAGAACTGTTCAACCAGTACACCGGGGCCGAGAGCGCGGGCGAGGGATCGGTCGCGCCGGCCGAGGAGCGACGGGAACGGGAGGTGTCCGCATGA